The proteins below come from a single Cervus canadensis isolate Bull #8, Minnesota chromosome 2, ASM1932006v1, whole genome shotgun sequence genomic window:
- the CDKN2C gene encoding cyclin-dependent kinase 4 inhibitor C gives MAEPWGNELASAAARGDLEQLTSLLQNNVNVNAQNGFGRTALQVMKLGNPEIARRLLLRGANPDLKDRTGFAVIHDAARAGFLDTLQTLLEFQADVNIEDNEGNLPLHLAAKEGHLPVVEFLVKHTACKVGHRNHQGDTACDLARLYRRNEVVSLMEGNRAEGAANLQ, from the exons ATGGCCGAGCCTTGGGGGAACGAGTTGGCGTCCGCAGCTGCCAGGGGGGACCTAGAGCAACTTACTAGTTTGTTGCAAAATAATGTAAACGTCAATGCACAAAATGGATTTGGAAGGACTGCGCTGCAG gTTATGAAACTTGGAAATCCGGAGATTGCCAGGAGACTACTACTTAGAGGTGCTAATCCCGATTTGAAAGACCGAACTGGTTTCGCTGTCATTCACGATGCGGCCAGAGCAGGTTTCCTGGACACTTTACAGACTTTGCTGGAGTTTCAAGCTGATGTTAACATCGAGGATAATGAAGGGAACCTGCCCTTGCACTTGGCTGCCAAAGAAGGCCACCTCCCCGTGGTGGAGTTCCTTGTGAAGCATACGGCCTGCAAAGTGGGGCATCGGAACCATCAGGGGGACACCGCCTGCGACTTGGCCAGGCTCTACCGGAGAAACGAGGTCGTTAGCCTGATGGAGGGAAACCGGGCGGAGGGAGCTGCGAATCTGCAATGA